From a region of the Lactuca sativa cultivar Salinas chromosome 4, Lsat_Salinas_v11, whole genome shotgun sequence genome:
- the LOC111899636 gene encoding uncharacterized protein LOC111899636 yields MAGGRFRELLKKYGKVALGVHFSVSAASISGLYVAIKNNVDVESALEKVRFKQLESILEKVGMGGPKEETEGEVVTMSQSNQEVKPRNRTAELAASSGGALALAVLCNKALFPVRVPITIALTPSIAKFLARRQIIKSSV; encoded by the coding sequence ATGGCTGGAGGTCGATTCCGTGAGTTATTAAAGAAGTACGGAAAGGTAGCTCTCGGAGTACACTTTTCCGTCTCCGCCGCAAGCATCTCCGGTTTATACGTTGCTATAAAAAACAACGTCGACGTTGAATCCGCTCTAGAAAAGGTCCGTTTCAAACAGCTTGAATCGATCCTCGAAAAAGTTGGTATGGGAGGCCCAAAGGAAGAAACGGAAGGAGAAGTTGTAACTATGTCCCAATCAAATCAGGAAGTGAAACCGAGGAATCGGACGGCTGAACTAGCGGCGTCGAGCGGCGGTGCACTGGCGCTGGCTGTTCTCTGTAATAAGGCTCTTTTTCCGGTAAGGGTTCCAATCACAATTGCTCTCACTCCTTCCATAGCAAAGTTTTTAGCAAGGAGACAAATAATTAAAAGCAGTGTATGA